AGGCGCCTCCGGGTGCGAACAGGTGGACGGGGAGCTCGCCATTGCCCTCGCTGGCGAGCTCCCCGGCCACGTCGCCGGTACCCCGGCCGTGCCGGGCGGCGCCTGTTCGACGGTGTCGCGGTCCGCCGGGTTCCCGGTTCCGGGCGGCGAGGTGTCCGTGGCGGTGTACCCGAAGGGCATTCCCGTCGTCTTCAAGTCCCAGCCGGCCGGCACGGTCACGGCCCAGGTGGCCACCGCGTCCGGCGGGTCGCTGGTGCTGGTCAGCGTGCCCTCGTCCGGAGCGACGGCGCCTTACGCGAGTCAGGTCGACGCGTTCGCGCACGCTCTCGCGCCCCGCTTCTGAGCCCGGGTCCGCCCGGTTGGCAGAATGACCGGTCATGACCGCTGCGACCACCCCGAAAGGGGAACGACGGCGCGCCGCGCTCGTCGAGGCCGCCGCGAAGCTGCTCGTCGAGGGCGGGTTCGACGCCGTCCGGCACCGGGCGGTCGCCGAGCGCGCGGGGCTGCCGCTCGCGTCGACGACGTACTACTTCGACTCACTGGAAGAGCTGGTCACCGCCGCCGTCGAGCACCACTCGAACGCCGAGCTGGAGACGGGCCGCCGCCGGCTGGAGGAGCTGGCGACCCGCAACCGCGGCGTCCAGGCGACCGTCGAGCTGGTGCTGGAGATGCTGCTGGGGCCCGAGACCGACGACCCGGAGGCCGACGCGGAAGCGGTGCTGCTGCGGTACGAGCGGCTGGTCGCGACCGGCCGCCGTCCGTACCTGCGGCCCCTGATGCGGACGTTGTCGGCGCAGCTCAACGAGCTGCTGACGGAGATCTTCGCCCGCTCGGGCACACCCGTCAGCGAAGCGGACCTGGAACGGCTGGTGGCGCTGGTCGACGGCGCCGTCGTCAACGCCCTGATCGCGGTCGACCCGGCCCCGCGCGCGGCGGCGTCCCGGATGCTGCAGAACGCACTCGACGGCACCTGACCATTACTGTCGTGCAGGTGGATCTGAACCTGCTGACCGCCTTGGACGCGTTGCTGGAGGAGAACTCCGTGCAGGCGGCCGCCGACCGGCTGCACCTCACGCCGCCCGCGATGAGCCGCACGCTGGCGCGGATCCGGGCGACGACCGGTGACGACATCCTGGTGCGCACCGGCCGGACGATGACCTGATTCAAATGCAATCTACTTAATCGACGAGTTACCGCCGTGCACTTGTCTTACGCCTTCCGCTGCGCCTTCGCCAGGTCGTCGCGGGACTTCGTGACGAGCGCCAGCATCGCCTGCTCGGCCGCCACGGGATCGCCGGCCACGATCGCGTCGAACACCTTCCGGTGGCTCGGCACCGGGTCCTCCGCCGCCGACGCCCCGTGCACCAGCTTGTCGCGCTCGGCGAGCCCGATCGCGATGACCCGTTCCATCCGCATCAGGAAGTTGTTGTGGGTGGCGCCCATCAGCCGCCGGTGGAAGGCGAGGTCGGCCTGGACGCTCGCCTCGGCGTCGTCGGCCGCGGCCATGTCGGCCAGCGCCTCCCGCAGCGACTCGAGGTCCTCCTCGGACGCCCGCTCGGCCGCGATCCGCGCCGCCGCGGGCTCGACGACCGTGCGGACCTCGGTGAGCTCGTCGAGCAGGCCCGGGTCGTCGGCCGCCGCGGTCTGCCAGCGCATGACGTCGGTGTCGAGCATGTTCCACTTCTCGCGCGGCTGGACGAACGTGCCGCGCTTCTGCCGGGCGTCGATCATCCCCTTCGCGGCCAGCACTTTCAGCGCCTCGCGCAGCGCGGTCAGGCTGATGTCGAGCTCTTCGCGCAGCGCCGGCAGGTCCAGAACGGTGCCCTCGCCCCACTCGTCGGAGAGGATCCGGCTGGCCAGTGCCTCCACGGTCTGGCCGTGCAACCCGCGTGGCCGGT
This genomic window from Amycolatopsis mongoliensis contains:
- a CDS encoding TetR/AcrR family transcriptional regulator; amino-acid sequence: MTAATTPKGERRRAALVEAAAKLLVEGGFDAVRHRAVAERAGLPLASTTYYFDSLEELVTAAVEHHSNAELETGRRRLEELATRNRGVQATVELVLEMLLGPETDDPEADAEAVLLRYERLVATGRRPYLRPLMRTLSAQLNELLTEIFARSGTPVSEADLERLVALVDGAVVNALIAVDPAPRAAASRMLQNALDGT
- a CDS encoding helix-turn-helix domain-containing protein, producing MQVDLNLLTALDALLEENSVQAAADRLHLTPPAMSRTLARIRATTGDDILVRTGRTMT
- a CDS encoding FadR/GntR family transcriptional regulator — encoded protein: MTEHRPRGLHGQTVEALASRILSDEWGEGTVLDLPALREELDISLTALREALKVLAAKGMIDARQKRGTFVQPREKWNMLDTDVMRWQTAAADDPGLLDELTEVRTVVEPAAARIAAERASEEDLESLREALADMAAADDAEASVQADLAFHRRLMGATHNNFLMRMERVIAIGLAERDKLVHGASAAEDPVPSHRKVFDAIVAGDPVAAEQAMLALVTKSRDDLAKAQRKA